One segment of Haloplanus natans DSM 17983 DNA contains the following:
- the flaJ gene encoding archaellar assembly protein FlaJ: MASEPAAEGGSDLTSSETLASIVEAYERMDMEMSRYISLIVLPSVAFFAGTVAVAVLVSLPLSIRLPIPLLGGLVLFAAVAYPKLLVSQERVEMENQYHLLMTHMTVLSTTNIDRMEVFRKLGEEEEYGALADEINRVVQLVDTWNQSLDDACRRRARRIPSDPLADFFDRLAYTVNAGQELSEFLLSEQQVMIQNYVTMYESTLDNLEVMKDLYLSMVLSMTFALVFAIVLPILTGTDPTMTVGAVIVLYGFVQTGFFLVIRTLTPYDPIWYYPDDVRPEGEWSMIGSLIAGGVLSLVLVVLVVGDLFGGVPGLTDLLPVASIPRPLYMAIPVTPLAIPGVAFRFHEERIKSRDDEFPSFIRALGASETAKQSTTTAVLKTLRKKDFGPLTEDVDDLFKRLNMRLEPDRAWEYFTANTRSYLIQKFSEMYLVGRQMGGEPKQLGELISQNMNHVNQLRQQRQQATVTMIGLLYGITAASSFAFFIGFKIVDILAGMSLELGTSSQLDVGKLIHTGVYDLPLIQFLLLGVVMINAVLSALIIRTVDGGHKANALLHFVALTWIGCAVAVLTMTVVGGLLNV, encoded by the coding sequence ATGGCGTCCGAACCAGCAGCGGAGGGCGGGTCCGATCTCACCTCTTCGGAGACGCTCGCATCCATCGTCGAGGCGTACGAGCGGATGGACATGGAGATGTCGCGGTACATCTCCCTCATCGTGCTTCCCTCCGTCGCTTTCTTCGCCGGCACCGTCGCCGTCGCCGTCCTCGTCTCGCTCCCGCTTTCGATCCGGCTTCCCATTCCCCTCCTCGGCGGCCTCGTCCTCTTTGCGGCGGTGGCCTACCCCAAACTCCTGGTCAGCCAGGAACGCGTCGAGATGGAGAACCAGTACCACCTCCTGATGACGCATATGACGGTCCTGTCGACGACGAACATCGACCGCATGGAGGTGTTCCGAAAACTCGGCGAAGAGGAGGAGTACGGCGCTCTCGCCGACGAGATCAACCGCGTCGTCCAACTGGTCGACACGTGGAACCAGAGTCTCGACGACGCCTGTCGCCGCCGCGCCCGGCGCATCCCGAGCGACCCCCTCGCGGATTTTTTCGACCGCCTCGCCTACACCGTCAACGCCGGGCAGGAACTCAGCGAGTTCCTCCTCAGCGAGCAGCAGGTGATGATCCAGAACTACGTGACGATGTACGAGAGTACGCTCGATAACCTCGAAGTCATGAAGGACCTCTACCTGTCGATGGTGCTCTCGATGACCTTCGCGCTCGTGTTCGCCATCGTCCTCCCCATCCTGACGGGGACGGACCCGACCATGACCGTCGGGGCCGTCATCGTCCTCTATGGCTTCGTCCAGACCGGCTTCTTCCTCGTCATCCGAACGCTAACGCCGTACGACCCGATCTGGTACTACCCCGACGACGTGCGCCCCGAGGGCGAGTGGTCGATGATCGGGAGTTTGATCGCCGGCGGCGTGCTCTCTCTCGTCCTCGTCGTCCTCGTCGTCGGCGACCTCTTCGGCGGCGTGCCCGGTCTGACCGACCTCCTGCCCGTCGCCTCGATCCCGCGCCCGCTCTACATGGCCATTCCCGTCACGCCGCTGGCGATTCCGGGCGTCGCCTTCCGGTTCCACGAGGAGCGCATCAAATCCCGCGACGACGAGTTCCCGAGTTTCATCCGGGCGCTCGGCGCGAGCGAGACGGCGAAGCAGTCGACGACCACCGCGGTTCTCAAGACGCTCCGGAAGAAGGATTTCGGCCCCCTCACCGAGGACGTGGACGACCTGTTCAAGCGGCTGAACATGCGGCTGGAACCCGACCGCGCGTGGGAGTATTTCACCGCCAACACGCGCTCGTACCTGATTCAGAAGTTCAGCGAGATGTATCTCGTCGGTAGGCAGATGGGGGGCGAGCCGAAACAGCTCGGCGAACTCATCAGTCAGAACATGAACCACGTCAACCAGCTCAGACAGCAGCGCCAGCAGGCGACGGTCACGATGATCGGCCTGCTGTACGGGATCACCGCCGCCTCCTCCTTTGCCTTCTTCATCGGCTTCAAAATCGTCGACATCCTCGCGGGGATGTCGCTCGAACTCGGGACTAGCTCACAGCTCGACGTGGGGAAACTCATCCACACGGGGGTGTACGACCTCCCGCTCATCCAGTTTCTCCTCCTCGGGGTGGTGATGATCAACGCCGTCCTCTCCGCGCTCATCATCCGGACTGTCGATGGCGGCCACAAGGCGAACGCCCTCCTCCATTTCGTCGCTCTGACCTGGATCGGCTGTGCCGTCGCCGTGCTGACCATGACGGTCGTGGGGGGGTTGTTGAATGTCTGA
- a CDS encoding CheF family chemotaxis protein, with translation MSEGERKVVDTRGKFTQVVKDGRELNDAEWSGGRILLSNRRLILAGNGGKRTIPLPKIESLEGRTDVNQLVAKVSGYVSLQIAGGDVVLVSADDPESFERLLYRALLDRKIVLARHPAVEGGVVTDAEWEKGRLKIEEGAVALAIADGSFVEIDLDDIGSMEANERSVRDEKRRVLEVEHSEDGTSVQTYLSGSTRRCAILESLLRKGESRSEIGVDLSERQNEVLMALYSGVSPFEIPDFLGMDVDEVEEVFDRLIELEVVEEIRVRREVALNARGRNIASEAMNDQ, from the coding sequence ATGAGCGAGGGCGAGCGGAAGGTGGTCGATACGCGCGGGAAGTTCACGCAGGTCGTCAAGGACGGCCGCGAACTGAACGACGCGGAGTGGTCCGGGGGGCGCATCCTGCTGTCGAACAGGCGGCTGATTCTCGCGGGCAACGGCGGCAAACGGACGATCCCCCTCCCGAAAATCGAGAGTCTGGAGGGGCGGACGGACGTGAACCAGCTGGTCGCGAAGGTGTCCGGCTACGTCAGCCTCCAGATCGCGGGCGGCGACGTGGTGCTCGTCTCCGCGGACGACCCCGAGTCGTTCGAGCGGCTCCTGTACCGTGCCCTCCTGGATCGAAAGATCGTTCTCGCGCGCCACCCTGCGGTCGAGGGCGGCGTCGTCACCGACGCCGAGTGGGAGAAAGGCCGACTGAAAATCGAGGAGGGGGCCGTCGCCCTCGCCATCGCCGACGGCTCGTTCGTCGAAATCGACCTCGACGACATCGGGTCGATGGAGGCCAACGAGCGGTCGGTCAGAGACGAGAAACGACGGGTGCTGGAGGTCGAACACAGCGAAGACGGGACGAGCGTCCAGACGTATCTCTCGGGGTCGACGCGCCGGTGTGCGATCCTCGAGAGCCTCCTCCGGAAAGGGGAGAGCCGGAGCGAGATCGGTGTCGATCTTTCCGAGCGACAGAACGAGGTGTTGATGGCGCTGTATTCGGGAGTGTCGCCGTTCGAGATTCCCGACTTCCTCGGGATGGACGTCGACGAGGTAGAGGAGGTGTTCGACCGCCTGATCGAACTCGAAGTCGTCGAGGAGATACGGGTCCGGCGCGAAGTCGCGCTCAACGCTCGCGGGCGCAACATCGCCAGCGAGGCGATGAACGACCAATGA
- a CDS encoding DUF7504 family protein → MVYRWQCRRCAFGCWTASGDAAAEAVGAHLLDHAESNLRRDDVGVAWRCPHCGTQGETYAGDDDDAVDAFKSHLFGHAASQLEAGAHVADAVGGTGNVLVIAPSDDAADNARTHFLSRGDHAMIVTANPADRLRLLDRALPSWPASTTVVTTVTEPLSEVDIDPSARSIEVLMLDGRPDLSGVGETLSRAIGARQAAGTLSVEFDILPDLLETFELRTVFRFLHLLSARLERERALAHCHLDPRYTQRASINVLEGAFDLSIRAEGSVFVAESNG, encoded by the coding sequence ATGGTCTACCGATGGCAGTGTCGGCGGTGTGCGTTCGGTTGCTGGACCGCGAGCGGTGACGCCGCGGCCGAAGCGGTCGGCGCCCACCTCCTCGACCACGCGGAGTCGAATCTCCGCCGCGACGACGTGGGAGTCGCGTGGCGGTGTCCCCACTGCGGGACCCAGGGGGAGACCTACGCGGGCGACGACGACGACGCGGTCGACGCGTTCAAGTCTCACCTGTTCGGCCACGCGGCGTCACAACTCGAAGCCGGCGCCCACGTTGCCGATGCGGTCGGCGGAACCGGAAACGTTCTCGTGATCGCCCCGTCCGACGACGCGGCGGACAACGCTCGCACGCATTTCCTCTCGCGCGGCGACCACGCGATGATCGTCACGGCGAACCCGGCCGACCGACTCCGACTTCTGGATCGTGCGCTCCCGTCGTGGCCAGCGTCGACGACGGTCGTCACGACGGTCACGGAGCCGCTGTCCGAGGTCGATATCGACCCCTCGGCTCGATCGATAGAAGTCCTGATGCTCGATGGCCGGCCTGATCTGAGCGGCGTCGGCGAGACGCTCTCGCGAGCGATCGGGGCGCGACAGGCAGCCGGCACGCTGTCCGTCGAGTTCGACATCCTCCCCGACCTCCTCGAGACGTTCGAACTGCGGACGGTGTTCCGGTTTCTCCACCTCCTCTCCGCGCGGCTCGAACGGGAGCGTGCGCTCGCACACTGCCATCTCGATCCGCGATACACACAGCGGGCGAGCATCAACGTTCTCGAAGGAGCGTTCGACCTGTCGATCCGGGCCGAGGGATCGGTATTCGTCGCCGAGTCCAACGGGTAA
- a CDS encoding CheF family chemotaxis protein gives MSERVIADFVGRFFVTDMSREDPVRGRIVMSRKRLVLVGDDHKVTIPTSTMFDIAVGHVPPEMRSFFSDSITVAYRTDEGRRMAVVEAESDTVEKFATVLFKAHLNGRTVTVEHPAERGGRVVDSTIRKAKLTVDDGALAFAGPNVDFAIDLATVTDFEKETRTLAGETKPALSVRHVPRTTALLSVVALPSERVMNLLGRYFRLEYSDIVESLQDVSLSDEEVQVLVGIYSAGEGVDPLDVVAADASQTTIVLNGLREKGLVVDGDDGTALTPKGRVVVNSRLEEVNA, from the coding sequence ATGTCTGAACGCGTCATCGCCGACTTCGTCGGCCGCTTCTTCGTGACCGACATGAGTCGCGAGGACCCGGTTCGCGGGCGTATCGTGATGAGCCGAAAACGGCTCGTGCTCGTCGGCGACGACCACAAGGTGACGATACCCACCTCGACGATGTTCGACATCGCGGTCGGGCACGTCCCGCCGGAGATGCGCTCGTTTTTCAGCGACTCGATCACCGTCGCCTACCGGACCGACGAAGGACGACGCATGGCCGTCGTCGAGGCCGAGAGCGACACGGTCGAGAAGTTCGCGACCGTCCTGTTCAAAGCGCACCTGAACGGGCGCACGGTGACGGTCGAACACCCCGCCGAGCGCGGGGGACGGGTCGTCGACTCGACGATCCGCAAGGCGAAACTCACCGTCGACGACGGCGCCCTCGCTTTCGCCGGCCCGAACGTCGACTTCGCCATCGATCTGGCGACGGTGACTGATTTCGAGAAGGAGACGCGGACGCTCGCCGGCGAGACCAAACCCGCGCTGTCGGTGCGACACGTCCCGCGGACGACCGCTCTCCTTTCGGTCGTTGCCCTCCCCTCCGAACGGGTGATGAACCTCCTCGGTCGGTACTTCCGGCTGGAGTACAGCGACATCGTCGAATCCCTGCAGGACGTGAGCCTCTCCGACGAGGAGGTGCAGGTCCTCGTCGGCATCTACTCCGCGGGGGAGGGTGTCGACCCCCTCGACGTGGTCGCCGCCGACGCCAGCCAAACGACCATAGTGCTGAACGGCCTCCGTGAGAAAGGCCTCGTCGTCGACGGCGACGACGGGACGGCGCTGACGCCGAAAGGGCGGGTCGTCGTCAACAGCCGGCTAGAGGAAGTCAACGCGTGA